A stretch of Flavobacteriales bacterium DNA encodes these proteins:
- a CDS encoding 16S rRNA (uracil(1498)-N(3))-methyltransferase, translating to MNRYRFYQPTLGQEIYFLSPEESHHAVRVMRLQEGDFMEVVDGLGRMAQARLKTVDHQCCQFTVEGWVREDQPNATLHIGMAPPKNIDRFEWFLEKATETGVHEITPVICERSERKKLRMDRLQKILISAMKQSQRLYIPKLNEPVVFDQFISGLSDHPLFMAHASKQFKPEGMLRDQLKEGISVTVLIGPEGDFTLREIELAKQQNAKLVYLGPRRLRTETAGLVATVCFSLLNDQMD from the coding sequence ATGAACCGATACCGATTTTATCAACCGACGCTTGGACAGGAGATATACTTCCTGAGCCCTGAAGAATCACATCATGCAGTTCGTGTAATGCGCCTTCAGGAAGGTGACTTTATGGAAGTTGTGGATGGTCTTGGAAGGATGGCTCAGGCCAGACTGAAAACGGTTGACCATCAATGTTGCCAGTTCACCGTTGAAGGATGGGTACGGGAAGACCAACCGAATGCTACATTGCACATCGGAATGGCCCCACCTAAGAATATAGATCGGTTTGAATGGTTTCTGGAAAAGGCAACGGAAACCGGAGTGCACGAGATCACTCCTGTGATCTGCGAACGATCGGAACGTAAAAAGTTAAGAATGGATCGCCTTCAGAAAATCCTGATCAGCGCTATGAAGCAATCCCAACGATTGTATATTCCAAAGCTGAACGAACCTGTAGTGTTTGATCAGTTCATATCGGGTTTGTCAGATCATCCGCTTTTTATGGCCCATGCTTCTAAACAGTTTAAGCCGGAAGGCATGTTGCGTGATCAGTTGAAAGAGGGAATATCTGTAACGGTCTTGATCGGGCCGGAAGGTGATTTCACTTTAAGGGAGATTGAATTGGCGAAGCAACAAAATGCAAAGCTGGTTTATCTTGGGCCACGGAGATTAAGAACGGAAACCGCAGGGTTGGTTGCTACTGTGTGTTTTTCCCTATTGAATGACCAGATGGATTGA